In Patulibacter sp. SYSU D01012, the genomic stretch GCCGAGCACCTTGGCGCTCAGGTCGATGTGCCGGTAGCCGAGCACGGCGACGATCGCCAGGACGACGAACGCGTAGACCGGCCACGGCACGTCCGGGCCGCCGTAGAAGCCGACGGTGTCGTCGATCGCCCAGCCGACGTAGCCGTAGATCCCGACCTGGATGGCCGTGTACGCGATGAGGGCCACCGCCGCGGCGCCCCGCCCGGCGCGCTCGCCCAGGCCGAGGGTGACGTACGAGAAGAACGCCCCGGCCTCGCGGACGTAGGGCGTCATCGTGACGAAGCCGACGCTGAAGACGCCGAGGACGGCCGCCGCCAGGACGAAGCCCATCGGCGCGCCCGCGCCGTTGCCCAGGCCCATCGCGAGCGGCATGTTCCCGCCGATGACGGTCAGCGGCGCCGCGGCGGCGACGACCATGAAGACGATGGCGACGGGCCCCAGCCGGCCCTGCAGCCGGGCGGCGTCCCGGCCCGGCTCGTCGGTCGCGCCGCTCGGCGCGACCGGGACGGCCGCGGCGGACGCGGCGGGGACGGCGGACTCAGGCATGGTGCTCCCTCTCGGAGGTGGGACGCACGGCCCGGAGCAGCCGCGCGTGGTCGAGGGCGTGCGCGGTCACGCCGGCGCGCCCGGTCATGGTCTCGGCGGCGACGAGCGCGTTGACGATCGCCTCCTCGCCCGCGTCGACGACGAGGTCGAACAGCGCCGTCATCAGCTGGGGCGCCACCATCCGCACGGGCAGCTCGGGCCGCGGCGTCGCCGGGTCCTCGTCCCAGCCGTACGGCGGCAGGCCGCGGTTGCCGGTGGAGAACGCCAGCATCAGGTCGCCGCTGTACTGCTCGCCGGTGCCGCCGACCCGCGCGACGGCGAGGGCGGCGCGCTGGGCCAGGCGCGTGCACTGGTGCGGCAGCAGCGGCGCGTCGGTCGCCACGATCGCGATGATCGACCCCGAGCCCTCCTCGTAGCCGGCCGGGGCGGCGGGGACGGGGACCGCGGTCGCCGGGATCGCCGCGCCGACGGGGACGCCGGAGATCTGCAGCCGCTCCCGGCGGCCGTGGTTGGCCTGCACGAGCACCCCGACGGTGTAGGCGCCCCCGGCGACGGGCAGCACGCGCGACGACGTGCCGATCCCGCCCTTGAAGCCGTGGCAGATCATGCCGGTGCCGCCGCCGACGTTGCCCTCGGCCACCGGCCCGCCCGCGGCCGCGGCGAGCGCCTGGCGCACGTGGTGGGCCTGCACGTGGTGGCCGTTGATGTCGTTCAGCAGGCCGTCGTAGGTCTCGGCGACGACCGGCAGCGACCACCACGGTCCCTCGCCGCGCCGGCGCACCTGCTCGCGGACGAGCTCGTCGCGGACGACGCCCACGCTGTGCGTGTTCGTCAGGCCGATGGCCGACGTCAGCTCGCCCGCCTCCCGCACCCACTCCAGGCCGGTCATCTCGCCGCTGCCGTTCAGGCGGTGCGCGCCGGCGAAGACCGGCGACGTCCAGATGTCGTCGTGGGGGACGACCACGGTGACGCCCGTGTGGACGCCGGCGTCCTGGTCCTCGAGCGTGGCGTGCCCGACGCGCACGCCGGGCACGTCGGTGATCGCGTTCGCGGGACCGGGGGCGTGGCCGCCGACGGCGAGACCCAGGTCGCGGGCCCGCACCGGGCCGTCCGACGTTCTTTTCATTGTGTGAAAAGAATCACACGCGGCGCCCGCGCGCAAGTCGTCGGTAGGCTCGGCGGCCCGTCGAGCACGATCCGCGGGAGCGCCCGGTGGCCCGACCCAGCCGACGAGCAGAACGGCGAGAAGACATCCTCGGGGCCGCGATCGCCCTGCTCGAGCGCCACGACGTGGCGGCGCTGCGCATGGGCGACGTCGCCGCCGAGCTGGGCCTGACGGCGAACGCCGTCCGGTACTACTTCAAGGACGTGGAGGCGCTCGTCACCGAGCTGGCGCTGCGCTCCGACGTGCGCTTCCGCGACGAGCGCCTGGCCCTCGTCGCGGCGATCGACGACCCGGCCGAGCAGCTCGCCCGGGTGATCGAGGCCGGGCTGCCGCTCGGGCCCGAGGACGCCGAGTGGCGCGCGATCTGGCGGGCCGTCCTGGCGGCCGGCTTCGAGCTGGACCGGCACGCCGCCGTCGGCGGCATCTACCACCGGCAGGTCGCGGTCTACGCGCAGGTCGTGGCGGGCGGGGCGGACGCGGGTGCCTTCGCGCTCGCGGCCCCGGCGGTCGACGTGGCGATGACGCTGATGTCGATGGAGGACTACCTGGGCTACCGGATCGTCGCCCGCGACCCGCTCGTCGACCGCGGCACCGCCCTGCGGCTGATGCGCGGGTACGCCGAGCAGGCGACGGGCGCGACGCTGCCGCCCGCCGCCTGACCCGGCGGCGCGGGCCGGCCTCAGCGCGTCGGCACGCCGAGGGCGCGGAAGCCCGCGTTCAGCAGGGCCTCGGCCTGGCGCCCGATGTCCGGCGTGTGCAGCAGCACGACGACCAGGCGGCGTCCGCCGCGCTGCGCCGCGCCGACGAACGTGCGCCCGGCGGCGTCCGTGTAGCCGGTCTTCAGGCCGAGCGTCCCCGGGTAGCGGTCGCGCAGCAGTGGGTTGTGGTTGTGCAGGTACAGGCGGCCGCCCTTGATCGGGAAGGGCCGCACGGCGTCCGTCGTGCGCACGATCCTCGCCAGCCGCGGGCGGTCGAGCACCGCGCGGGCCAGGACGGCCAGGTCGGTCGCGCAGGAGCGGTTCTGCGCCTGGCGCTGGAAGCGGACCTCCTCGAACCCGCTGGGCGAGCCGAAGCGGGTGCACGTCAGCCCGAGCGCGCGCGCCTGGGCGTTCATGAGCGCGACGAAGTCGTCCACGTCGCCGGCCACGTGCTCGGCGAGGGCGATCGCCGCGTCGTTGCCCGACGGCAGCATCAGGCCGTAGAGCATCGTCTCGAGCTGCACCTTCTTGTACAGGGGCAGCAGGCCCACGCGCGAGCCCTGCGCCGCCACGGCCTTCCGGCTGATCCGCACCCGCTCGGTCGGCCGCGCCTGCGCGGCGACGATCAGGCCGGTCATCAGCTTCGTGACGCTGGCGATCGGCAGGTCGCGCGTCGCCGCGTGGGACCACAGGATCTCGCCGGTGTCCAGGTCGGCCACCAGGCCGGCGCGGGGCAGCTTCTTCAGCGGGGTGCGCATCGGCGGCGCGCCCGCGGCGCGCGGGCGCAGCT encodes the following:
- a CDS encoding P1 family peptidase → MRARDLGLAVGGHAPGPANAITDVPGVRVGHATLEDQDAGVHTGVTVVVPHDDIWTSPVFAGAHRLNGSGEMTGLEWVREAGELTSAIGLTNTHSVGVVRDELVREQVRRRGEGPWWSLPVVAETYDGLLNDINGHHVQAHHVRQALAAAAGGPVAEGNVGGGTGMICHGFKGGIGTSSRVLPVAGGAYTVGVLVQANHGRRERLQISGVPVGAAIPATAVPVPAAPAGYEEGSGSIIAIVATDAPLLPHQCTRLAQRAALAVARVGGTGEQYSGDLMLAFSTGNRGLPPYGWDEDPATPRPELPVRMVAPQLMTALFDLVVDAGEEAIVNALVAAETMTGRAGVTAHALDHARLLRAVRPTSEREHHA
- a CDS encoding TetR family transcriptional regulator yields the protein MARPSRRAERREDILGAAIALLERHDVAALRMGDVAAELGLTANAVRYYFKDVEALVTELALRSDVRFRDERLALVAAIDDPAEQLARVIEAGLPLGPEDAEWRAIWRAVLAAGFELDRHAAVGGIYHRQVAVYAQVVAGGADAGAFALAAPAVDVAMTLMSMEDYLGYRIVARDPLVDRGTALRLMRGYAEQATGATLPPAA
- a CDS encoding D-alanyl-D-alanine carboxypeptidase family protein — protein: MKRVVLLAVAALLATITTGCGGIAVGGPAAAGGDAPAAQRTPLQALNGPEAVAPLAVPLQLRPRAAGAPPMRTPLKKLPRAGLVADLDTGEILWSHAATRDLPIASVTKLMTGLIVAAQARPTERVRISRKAVAAQGSRVGLLPLYKKVQLETMLYGLMLPSGNDAAIALAEHVAGDVDDFVALMNAQARALGLTCTRFGSPSGFEEVRFQRQAQNRSCATDLAVLARAVLDRPRLARIVRTTDAVRPFPIKGGRLYLHNHNPLLRDRYPGTLGLKTGYTDAAGRTFVGAAQRGGRRLVVVLLHTPDIGRQAEALLNAGFRALGVPTR